A window of the Parambassis ranga chromosome 17, fParRan2.1, whole genome shotgun sequence genome harbors these coding sequences:
- the LOC114449754 gene encoding epidermal growth factor receptor substrate 15-like, which produces MMRFILDCLRTARARTPKDEGDTDVVETDDRVLAKTAEIRELENAVTVENLELQEQQSDRKELEETLVNLEKHKEKLVQQIKATRQLCYDESQQILSLQAEEAKKESQVEEYERELARARWRLKKLREEVKQAKRKVEEAGERDTPLQDSIRQSYEEILQEENTLCSLSGGAVTPDSQLEESTSPADTTEDDPLPMRPWGRSQSLPAYADLIMSANGSAFCNNLAGTREEDDSGTSSPKMDRSDIEDDTEEGEINNEENDERVPAESTINPNPLSELDFYQADPFVHCQSDHDLFNEDLFPKTDSSDGFGSDPFKDEDSDIEISYSREDLDAIAAMDDSCGFKPIQSSSEELGPVPIHGWRSQGQYSVESDPNGYELELGAFSPPSDIEEHSLGSLAGVVTTEATSKQEQGCDSAQAVSGHTESGQLEPDCTVDMKQTLECYVMSSQATEWNSLDSQNVFAQPAPSRTALSLSYEPTSQSSFDPYGFKLSPEHSSHTLLDPDEAELSPEPAENELPFEPSSSSQPDQLSFDHYGFDITSSQMVRDSEPLWV; this is translated from the exons ATGATGCGATTTATTCTGGACTGCCTGAGGACAGCGCGAGCGAGGACCCCGAAGGATGAAGG GGACACTGATGTCGTGGAAACAGATGACAGAGTCCTCGCCAAGACAGCCGAGATCAGA gagCTGGAAAATGCAGTCACTGTGGAGAACTTGGAACTTCAGGAGCAGCAGTCAGACCGCAAGGAACTGGAGGAGACCCTGGTTAAtttagagaaacacaaagagaagctggtACAACAAATAAAAGCAACCAGACAGCTCTGCTATGACGAAAGTCAGCAG ATCCTGTCTCTGCAGGCAGAGGAGGCAAAGAAGGAGAGCCAGGTGGAGGAGTATGAGAGAGAACTTGCCAGAGCCAGGTGGAGGCTGAAGAAACTCAGAGAGGAGGTGAAACAGGCCAAAaggaaggtggaggaggctgGAGAAAGGGACACGCCTCTGCAAGACTCTATCAGACAGTCCTATGAAGAAATCCTGCAG GAGGAGAACACCCTTTGTTCTTTGTCAGGAGGTGCAGTCACTCCAGACAGCCAACTGGAGGAGTCAACCTCTCCTGCAGACACCACTGAAGATGATCCGCTTCCAATGAGGCCATGGGGAAGGAGCCAATCCCTGCCCGCCTATGCTGACCTCATAATG AGTGCCAATGGCTCAGCTTTCTGCAATAACCTAGCAGGTACCAGAGAAGAAGATGACAGCGGCACCAGCTCACCAAAG ATGGACAGATCGGACATAGAGGATGACACAGAGGAAGGGGAGATCAACAATGAAGAAAATGATGAGAGAGTGCCAGCAGAGTCCACTATTAATCCTAATCCCCTCAGCGAACTTGACTTCTACCAAGCCGACCCATTTGTCCACTGTCAGAGTGATC ATGACCTCTTCAATGAAGATCTGTTCCCTAAAACAGACTCATCTG ACGGATTCGGGTCTGATCCTTTCAAAG ACGAAGACAGTGACATAGAAATCAGCTACAGCCGAGAGGACCTAGATGCCATTGCTGCGATGGATGATTCCTGTGGATTTAAACCCATTCAGAGCTCCTCAGAGGAACTGGGGCCAGTGCCCATCCATGGCTGGAGGTCCCAGGGTCAATATTCTGTAGAATCTGACCCTAATGGGTATGAGCTGGAACTTGGTGCTTTCTCTCCACCCTCAGACATCGAAGAACACAGTCTAGGATCTCTTGCTGGGGTGGTTACAACTGAGGCAACATCAAAGCAAGAACAAG GTTGTGATTCAGCTCAGGCTGTGTCTGGGCACACGGAATCTGGCCAGTTGGAACCAGATTGTACAGTCGACATGAAGCAAACTCTCGAATGTTATGTAATGTCCAGTCAGGCAACAGAATGG AACTCACTAGATTCCCAGAACGTTTTTGCTCAGCCGGCTCCGAGCAGAACAGCTTTGAGTTTGAGCTATGAACCAACCAGTCAGTCTTCCTTTGACCCATATGGGTTTAAACTCAGTCCAGAGCATTCCAGTCACACCCTCTTAGACCCTGATGAAGCTGAACTAAGTCCAGAACCTGCCGAAAATGAGTTGCCCTTCgaaccttcctcctcctctcaacCAGACCAGCTGAGTTTTGATCACTATGGTTTTGACATCACATCATCCCAGATGGTGCGGGACTCTGAACCCTTATGGGTTTAA